The genome window ACAAAAATAACTACTAAACAAAGCTTTAAGATCTAACAAGAATAATTTTACAATCAATTTTAAAACCGTATATACGAACTTTCTTGCAAGGTCGTAATTACCACAACTTATACTTAATATTATCTCACTTAAACTTATAAGATCTATCATACTTTCTTTGATAGATCCCTACTACAAAGGTGCACAATCAGCACATGCTACCCAAACAGCACTGGATGCTAAATAATTAGCAAACATTCTCGGTGTAAACATTTGTGAAGAGCAGTAATATTGAATTTTATATGCCTATTCCATCCCAAAAAATCCCGATGCCATATTGGAATTTTTTATCTTTTCGCCATATAGCGGTAAATTAAGTATACTGCAAACATAATGGCAATAAAAACACAGAGAAACCCGTAAATATCATACATATTCAAAAGCTCTGATTACTTAGGAACCATTTCAAACCTGTAAACCCTAGATAATAAAGTAATTTTCGCAACGAACCTAAAAACACAATCCCTACGAAACTTTGAAAAAAAGAATCCCAAATCTCCATTTTGTTGTCTGACATTTCCATCACGTATCCATCAACAAAATATCATAAATTTTACTTTCATCTGCAATTATTTATTGCTTTCATACTCTTCCATTTTACGATAAAGCGTTGAACGCCCTATACAAAGACGGCGAGAAACTTCGCTCATACGCCTTTTATAATGCTTGACTGCCTTTTGAATAATGTCACGCTCCATATCTGCAAAAGGGCGAACATGTCCATCAACATTCAAAAAATCTATAAACTTCTCCCCATAATACTCTCGGATATCACCCTTCATATTATTCGAAGAATTAAACAGCGGATTTCCTACCAATTGCGGAAAATCTCGAACCGTTAATAATGGCCCTTCACTAAGTAAGACTGCACGAAACAGCAAATTTTCGAGTTCACTATGATTTCCAGGCCAATCATACTGCATGAGTAACGCAAGAGCTGATCCCGTTAAACCATGTATATGAGATCGACCCGTTTCCACAATGATACGATCGATCAAACGCTGAGAAATTTCTAAAAGATCCCCTCTCAATTCTCTTAAAGCTGGGGCATTAACATGTAATGGAGAAAGAAATTCAAACAAACTGCGTAAAAAACTATCTTCATTAACCAAATCTGCAAGATGCGACGTCGAAGTAGAAATGATCCTAAACTGTGAATTTTCATTTTTCACAGATTCTGCTTTTTCTTTAAAGTAATGCATAAGGCGCTTTTGCTGCATCAACCCGAGCTTATCAACATCACAAAGGCACAAAGTCCCCTTTTTAAGGGAGGAAATCAATGGCAAAAAATTTTCAAACCATGCACGCTTCTCCTCCTCCGGATCAACGATAGATAAACATTGAAAACGAACGAAAGAACCTTCTGAAAAGATACTTTCATTGTGAATAATATGAGCTAAAGTCTCACGGTCAGTTCCAACCTCACCTTCTATTAAAAAATTTTGTACAGAGGAAACAGAGTTTCTTAGCTGCTCCAAAATCTTCTGCATCGCACTACTCTTCATATGAAGATCAGAAAATCGTAACTGATTCTTATTTTTTTTCTGAATATAACAAACTTCACGTTCTAGTGCAGAAATCAACAAAAGATTGCTAAGGGTAACTTGCAGCCGCAATGGTGTAACTGGGTAAATCCAATAATCGATAGCTCCAGCTTTTAAAGCCTTTTGGAGTAATTCTTGATTATCTTGCTGGGCTATAACGATAATAGGAGAAAAAATTCCAGCATTCCTAGCCATTGTGATAACATCACCCACACCTAAATCACTCATAACAACATCAAGCAACGCAAGTACTATATTCTTACGTCTATGTAAAAGATCAATCGTACGTAAGCTATTTTCTGCTTCAATAACACGATAACCAATACTTCGAAGCATAGCGGAAAACTCTAAACGTTTCCCGTGGTCTTCACTCGCAACAAGAACTGGACCAATCATAACTTTAATAATCTCCTTATGAGATTACTAAACGCGTCAATATAGGAATCACTATCGGAGTCACTGCAAACCATAAGAATGTATTTCACCTCTTGTGCCCCGCGTGCTCACTCTATGAACAATTTCCATTAGATACACTATTAAGATATTTTTTTCCAATTTTTTGCTTTTTCATTGATTTTCATAAAAAATTTCATATTGCTAAGAGTAATTCAACCGTGCTTTAAACTAAGATTTGACACAAAAATTAAAAAATAGACCAATTTAAGAGTAAAGTGAATGAAACGCACCTACAGCATTTTAAGCCTTACAATCACCGTTTTTATATTAACAGCCTGTGGTATCTTGCAAGATTATAAAAGATATTTCCCCCTGCAAAACATACCAAAGGGAATTGATGGTGAATGGATCGATACAAATGGTATCGTTTCCTCTTTCCACAATGGTATTTTTGAAACACGGGCCGTAGATACGGAGGAAAAATTATCAGAGGGAACCTATAATTATGTTGGCACCAAACATGTTGCAATTGAGATCCGCTCGATTATCCGCGGAACAATATCTCGAGCAGACTGCACAGTATCAAACGATGTAATGCGACTCTTCTGCACATCAAACGCTGGCTTGGAATTTTCTCTTAAACGCAAAATGAAATGAAAACTTCTGTTGTAGCGTCACAAGTACCCTCACTCTAATGAGAGTGGTTATATCTACTACTCTCAGAGGGTATTATGCTAATATCTTAATCAAAATGGCGATTTTGCGTCTACACATATAATAAGATATACAAAAGAACAACATCCGCAAACAATGTTTAATATAAATAACTTACATATAGAATTTTGTTGTTACTTGTAAAAGAAAAATCTTTTAAAGATTCCTTCCCAAATTTAAGCAGCACCGACGCGCAAAAGATCATGAAAATGAACAATCCCGATAGGTTTTTTGCGTTCAACAACAAAAAAAGCACCAATTTTATGCTCGTGAATGAAAGCCATTGCAGCACCAACAAGCGTATCTGGACTCAAAATCTTCGGATTTTTCATCATAATTTCATCTACATTGAACTTTGACAAATCATAATGAAGGGTTCGCGCAAGATCACCATCCGTTACAATCCCAACCAATTCCCCTTTTTTATTCACAACACCAACACAACCGAAATGCTTTTCAACTAAAACACGCATCGCTTCAGTCATAGAAACCCCCTGTGAAACTAAGGGGATATTCTGTCCGTGATGCATAATATCACCCACAGACTTGAGGTGCGCACCAAGACAACCTCCAGGGTGATAAATTTTGAAATCCGTCGCTGTAAAACCACGCATTTTTAGGAGAGCCACAGCCAATGCATCACCAATAGCTAATTGCATAATTGTGGAAGTTGTTGGGGCAAGACCATAAGGACAAGCTTCTTCCACTCTTGGTAACAATAACACTATATCAGCCTGCCGCCCCAATGTAGAATTCTCACCAGATGTCACTGCAATAAGTGGTATACGAAACCGCACCGCATGATTTATAACACCGCCCAGTTCTACAGTTTCACCTGACCACGATAAAGCAAGAATCACATCATCTGCACTAATCATACCAAGATCACCATGGTTCGCTTCTGCAGCATGCACAAAAAAAGAAGGTGTTCCTGTTGAAGCTAAAGTTGCAGCAATCTTTGTCCCTATATGACCACTCTTACCAAGCCCTGTAATTACTACACGGCCTCTTAAATTCCTAATAGTCTGCACAGCTGCTTTAAAAGGACTAGAAAGATCCTCTAAGAGAGCCTTTTCAAGAATTTCAAGTCCTGTTTTTTCACTGGAAATGGTTTTAAGCGCTGATGCAACAGCGCATTGTAAAACTGACATATCAATAGACTACCTTATCACGACAAAATTCAAGCGGAACCAGAAAGCTTACACTACCTTACACTTTAATGGTTTCAAGCAAATTTTTTAGTAAATCAGACACCTGCTGATGCAACTCATGACGAGATAAAGCAAAGGCAACATTAGCTTCAATAAAACCAATTTTAGAGCCACAATCAAAAGTGCGTCCATCGAGCTGAAAACCAAAAAAACGTTGTTTATCTAAAAGCCTTACCATAGCATCTGTTAATTGAATTTCATTCCCTGTTCCTCGTTCTTGATTAGACAAAATGTCGAATATTTCTGGCTGCAAAATATAACGTCCATTAATGTATAAATTAGATGGAGCTTTTCCTTTCGCTGGTTTTTCCACCATTTGTGTAATCTCAAAACCATTCTCAACTTGCTTTCCTCTACCGACAATACCGTATTTGTAAGTATCTTCAAAATCACACTCGTGAACTGCAATGATATTTCCCCCTTGAGTGTTTTCATAAAGACGTATCATTTCGGAAAGGCAGCCTTTTTCAGCTTGCATCAACATATCCGGCAATAATAAAGCAAAAGGCTCTCTGCCAACCAACTCACGAGCACACCAAAGAGCGTGTCCAAGACCTAATGGCTGCTGTTGCCGAGTGAACGAAGTCATTCCAGGACGCGGCTGTAAATCTTGTAAATACTCAAGCTCCTCCCTTTTTCCTCGTTCAGCTAAGATCGCATATAACTCAGCTTGTATATCAAAATAGTCTTCAATTACCGCCTTATTGCGTCCTGTGACAAAAATGAGATGTTCAATGCCAGCTTCAAGCGCTTCATCAACGACATATTGAATAGCAGGCTTATCAACGATAGTCAGCATTTCTTTGGGGATGGCCTTCGTTGCTGGAAGAAAGCGAGTCGCCAGACCTGCTACAGGGAAAACTGCTTTGCGAATCTTATGCACATACATTATCTTAGTTTCATTATCCTAGTTTTTACCATAATATTTATTCAGAGTTTATTATCCCAGTGATTATTTATCATATCTTAACCAAACTGTTAGAAGGATATTCTGCTATCTTTTTCACGCTTATTAAATGGTGCAATAAACAACTACGTAGGAAACTCTTAAAGCATTCATTTCAGCTTTTTTTGTAATATCTGATGATATCACTTATCAAGTAAAATACTAAAATATACAAAATTCAAGCTGATATTTTTTATACTGGGGGGAATTAAAAAATGAGAAAAATAATGTCCAATATATCCCTGAAGAAATTTATGAATAAAAAGATTCTCGCTATTAATGTAACTTTTATAATTTTTACCTTTTTAACATTTTTCTCTTCATTTACGCACGCTAACGATGGTTTTAAACTGTGGATTCAAGACTTTAAAAAAGTAGCCTTATTCTACGATATTTCATCATCTACATTCGATGCAGCCTTTGAAACAGTCCACACAATTGATCCTGAGGTACTGAGACGTGCAGCTTATCAACCAGAATTTATTGATTCGCCGTGGAACTATTTTGACAACCGCATTGATGACAGCGCTATTTTGGAAGGACGTAAGCATTCAAAAAAATGGGAACAATGGCTCGACAAGATCGAAAACCGTTTTGGTGTTAACCGTCATGTTCTTCTTGCCATTTGGTCAATAGAAAGCAGCTATGGCAAAGCTTTAGAAAATGGTAGTGCAATGTATGATGCTATTCGTTCACTTGCAACTTTGGCCTATGCTGATAAAAAACGCGAAAAATATGCACGCTCACAGCTCATTGCTGCTATGCAAATTCTACAAAGTGGTGAGATTCATCGTTCCCAACTTACTGGATCCTGGGCTGGTGCACTAGGACACACACAATTTATTCCAAGCAGTTACCTTGCTTATGCTGTTGATATGGATGGAGATGGGCGGCGTAATATTTGGACATCCATTCCAGATGCACTTGCTACTGCTGCTAATCTCCTCCGCATGAATGGCTGGCGATCTGATCTTTCTTGGGGACTAGAAGTAAAATTACCACATGGGAAACAGTTTTCAGAAAATTCACTTTCCTTTAAACAGTGGGCAGAACTGGGTGTACAAAGTGCAAATGGGCAACCCTTTCCCGCTCCTTCAGAGCAAGCAACCCTAAAATTGCTTGATGGGCAAGATGGACCTGCATTTTTGGTAACAAAAAATTTCTTTGTACTTAAGCGTTATAATAACGCAGATCGTTATGCTCTTGCAGTTTCTCTTCTTTCTGACCGCATTGCAGGACGCCCTGGATTAGTAAATGATTGGAATCGCCCTTTCAAATCTATTACTTTCCAAGAGCGTATGGAATTGCAATCTCTTTTAGCCGCTCTTGGTGATTATGAAGGCGAAATAGACGGGAAGATTGGCACAGGTTCTAAGCAAGCAATTAAAGCTTTCCAGACACGCCATGGCCTACAAGTGAATGGGTATCCTAGTCACGAAATTCTCCTGCTTCTGAGAAAGGAAAAATCTAACGCACGATAATCTTCAAGACCTTGCTCCACTTGTTGTACAAGATACTTGATTGATTTCTCTTCCTCATCTTTGTGAACGTGCTCAATGTCAAAGTAGGATGCAGCCAAGCAGAACAACTCTTCACCTTAAATTCCATGAAATTAGAAGACGACGTCTTACAGCCTTTCTATTCTTTCAAATAAAAAGGGAATGTCCCGCTATTTACGAAAATTTCAAGCGCTATATAATCAAGCTTATTCGTATAGCGCAAGAAATAAAGAATGGCACAAAGCAAAGACATATTCCAATTTTTAATTGGAGGTCTTGTTACTACCTTAATATCGAAGAAAACCATAGAATAAACACTGAATACCAAAGCTAAAAAAATTTAAAATACTCTAGTACCAAACAATGAATATACTGTGTATAGCTTCATCACCTTACCTCAATACACATAAACCCACCCAAATCAGAAATATATATTTCTAAAACGGTCCTCAAAAGGTCAGTATAGCTTCACGCTATACCATTTATGTTTTATAATCCACGCTTTTCAATCATCGCATTTGGTGAAGGCAATCGTCCTCGAAAAGCTTTATAAAGTTCTTCAGGATCAGCACTTCCTCCAGCAGAGTAAATAAAGCGCTTTAATCGGCAGGCAAGTTCTGGATTAAAAACATCACCTGTTTCTTCAAAAGCCTGGAATGCATCAGCATCAAGAACTTCTGACCACATATAAGAGTAATAACCAGCAGCATAACCACCCCCCGAAAATATATGTGCAAAATGAGGAGAACGATGACGCATAACAATCGTTTCAGGCATTTGCAGTCTTTCTAATTCTTTACGCTCAAACAGTATAGGATCGCTAACAACTTCCTCCCGATGAAAAGCAATATCTATTAAAGCAGATGCAATAAATTCAACTGCATAAAAACCAGAATTGAATGTACGCGCTGCTAAAATTTTATCCAACAAATCTTGAGACATGGGAAGGCCTGTTTTCACGTGAGTAGCATAAGATTTCAGCACCTCTGGCACCGTCAACCAATGTTCATAAAGTTGAGAAGGTAATTCAACAAAATCAAGTGCAACAGACGTTCCCGCTACAGATGGCCAAACCACATCAGAAAGCAGACCGTGCAACGCGTGCCCAAACTCGTGAAAAAGTGTACGCGCATCATCAAGCGACAAAAGAGCACTTTCTCCCCTTGAAGGCTTAGCAAAGTTACAGACATTATACACGATAGGCTTTTGTCCACCACCCAACTTATGCTGCAATTGCAATTTGCTCATCCACGCACCAGAACGTTTTGAAGAACGTGCAAAATAATCACCAATAAAATATCCAAACACAATTCCATCAATTTTTTTCACTTCCCATAAACGTGCATCAGGATGCCAAAGTGTAATGGATGTATTCTCTTCAAATGAAATTCCAAAAAGTTTTCCTGCAACTGCAAAAGCAGCTTCAATCATGCAATCAAGCTGAAAATGGTTCTTTATCTCAGATTCATCAAAAGAGAATTGCTTAGCACGCAACTTTTCAGCGTAATAACGCCAATCCCAAATTTCAAAAGCTTCACTCATTCCTTGACTTTTCGAAAAGTTCTGTAATTCAGCTTGTTCAACAGCAGCCTTAGCTCTTGCCTTTTCCCAAATGGGAATAAGCAAGTTTGTTACGGAATCAACACTTTTAGCCATCGTATCGTCAAGTTTAAAATCCGCAAAAGACTTATATCCCAACAATTTGGCTTTCTCACCCCGAAGCGTGATAATTTTTGTAATAATCTCCCGATTATCATTACCATTACCATTTTCACCACGTTTAAACCAAGCTTGACACGCTATTTTACGTAAATCACGGCGGTGAGAAAATTTTAAGAATGGCTCAACGATTGAACGTGCTAGTGTTAATGCATAGCCCTCCTTGTGCCCCCTTTCACGAGCACCTTCTTGCATCGAACCAACAAGATTATCTGGTAAACCAGACAAATCTTCTTTATCCAAAAACAAAACCCAAGAGGCTTCATCTTGAAGTACATTCTGACCGAAGGTAGCTTCTAATAAAGCCAACTTCTCATCTATCTCAGCAAGACGTTCTTTACTTTCTTCATTGAGATTTGCACCGCTACGTACAAACTTTTTCCACCATATTTCAATAACTCGTCTTGTTTCGCTGTCATATATCCCCCCCTGCATTTGTCTATAAAGCACACTCATTTTCGCGAATATACGTGCATCCATCATAATTTTTGAATAATGGCGAGAAAGCTTTACAACAAACTCTTGTTCTAATTGTTGAATCAATAAATTGCTATGTGCACCTGAACGTAAAAAAAATATTGAACATACGCGGTCGAGTGCTTTACCAGAAAGTTCAAAAGGTTGCAAAAAATTTTCAAGCGTTGGAGATTCTTCCACAATTGCAATTTTTTCTATTTCTTCTTCAGCTTCTTTGAGAGCCTCATCAAAAGCAGGCCTAAAATCATCATCATTTATTGAGGCAAAATCCGGAAGGCCTGAAAACCCTTTCCAATCTAATACCGCTTCCTTCGTCATAACACCCCATACCTCCATTATACGCCAAAAATGAAATAACCGTCTTTACAATATGCACTAATAACGATAGACCGTCCCTTAGCATATCTTTTTTATTTCAAAGTCTACATTTCAACACAAAAAACTTCACTCTAAAGAATAAAACCGCTTAAATTATACTATTAATGATGACTGAAGTAATTAAATAGCTATCTTCTTTAATTATTCATAATTTTAATTCACCCCTTTTTGTATTTCCAGATTTATAACTCTCTAACTTTTGGAAGGTGCTTAAGCATGACTAAAATTGAAACACCATTCGACTCCGCAATATTTTCTCCAGAGAAGCTTGCCGAAGAACTAAAAAATCGGCATTTCGCCGACTCCATTGATATAATCAACGGTCTTGACATAATGGAGCGTGTGGCTACTCTTAATTTTCTACCGCTTGATTATACTATTGAACTTTTCAATAAACCGGAGCTTGAACAATCAGCAGCTATTCTTGAACTCTTACCTATTAATCGTTCTGTCGAGATTCTTGACGGTATGTCCGCAGATGCGGCAACAGACCTTTTCCAAGAAATGAGTGAAGAAACTCGAACACAACTTTATGCCTTACTAAACCCCTTAACACGAACTGAACTAAAAAAACTAACTAGCTATCCAGATCATACAGCTGGTGCTTTAATGACAACAGAATTCATAGCTGTTCCAGCGGACTGGACTGTACAAAAAACTCTGGATCATATTCGTGATGTTGAACAAACACGCGAAACAGTTTACACAAGCTATGTTGTTGATCCTGCAACAGGCTCTCTTATAAAAGCTGTCTCACTTCGTAGTCTCATTCTTGCTTCACCTAGTGATAAAATTCTTAACGTCTCTACACATGATGAACCAATTACAATATCACCGCTTACAGACCATGAAGATGTTGCTCGCCTTTTTAGACGCCACGATCTTCTTTCCGTACCAGTTGTTGATGATAGCAACCACGTCATTGGTATTGTAACAGTTGATGATGTTCTTGACACAATAGTCGATGAAATGAGCGAGGATACACATAAATTCGGAGGATTAGAAGCCCTTGATAAACCCTACATGCAAGTAGGATTTCTTGGCATGATGAAAAAACGTGGTGGCTGGCTTGCACTTCTTTTCATGGGTGAAATGTTAACAGCTAGCGCTATGCAACATTTTGAAGATGAACTCGAAAAAGCACTCGTTCTTACACTATTTATTCCTCTCATTATGAGCTCAGGAGGAAACTCAGGATCACAAGCCACATCAATCATCATTCGTGCATTGGCTTTACGTGAACTCACACTGAAAAACTGGTGGAAAGTTATCATCCGTGAAATTCCAGCCGGGATAACTCTTGGTCTTTTGCTCGGAAGCATTGGAATAGTGCGTATTATTACATGGCAACAACTTGGTATCTATGATTACGGTGAACATTGGATGTTTGTCGCATTAACAGTGGGAACAGCATTAGTTGGAGTTGTTACATTTGGCTCTTTATCTGGCTCTATGCTTCCTTTTATCCTAAAGTCTTTTAAATTTGATCCAGCAAGCGCCTCAGCTCCTTTTGTTGCAACTTTAGTAGATGTTATGGGAATCATAATCTACTTTTCCATTGCTTCTCTCATCTTATCTGGAACTTTGCTTTAATACTTTGACGTAAGATAAACACACGCAATTAACATCTCTCCTTTCCATGAGTGATTTATTGCGTGTTTTGTTTTAACAGCCGCACAAATTTGAATATCCTTTAAAAGACCTGAAAATTTTAAAAATACTTTCTATAAAAAAGTTCTTCCTCTTCCAAAATTGCAAAAAAGCTTGTAAAAGCCTCAGACCACAAGATAATGAAATATGAAAAATTTATCTCAAATGAAATTTTGTTGAACAAAAAGAAGAAAATTTATGCAATTGCGAAATATCGCCATCATTGCCCACGTTGATCACGGCAAAACAACGCTTGTGGACGGGCTTCTCAAACAATCTGGAAACTTCCGCGATAATCAGCGTACTAGCGAGCGGATGATGGATTCTAATGATATTGAAAAAGAACGAGGTATTACAATATTAGCAAAGGCAACATCTGTTGTCTGGAAAGATACCCGAATTAACATCGTTGATACCCCTGGTCACGCTGACTTTGGTGGAGAGGTTGAACGCATTCTCAATATGGTAGATGGAGCAATTGTTCTTGTTGATGCAGCTGAAGGTCCTATGCCACAAACAAAATTTGTTGTTGGAAAAGCGCTAAAAGTAGGACTCCGTCCCATTGTTGTTATTAACAAAATTGATCGACCAGATGCACGTGCAGATGAAGTTATTAATGAGGTGTTTGATCTTTTTGCAGCTCTTGATGCAACTGATGAACAACTTGATTTACCTATACTTTACGGATCTGGTCGTGACGGATGGATGGCTGAAAATCCTGAAGGACCTAAAGACCAAGGATTAAGCTCTTTATTTGATCTTATTGTCCGCCATGTTCCTTTACCTTCTGTGGCAGAGGGACCATTTCGCATGATAGGAACCATTCTTGAAGCAGATCCATTTTTAGGTCGTGTTATTACAGGTAGAATTCATTCAGGGTCTATTAAGCCTAACCAAAATATTAAGGTTATTGGGCAAGATGGGAAACTTTTAGAAACTGGGCGGATTTCAAAAATTTTAGCATTCCGTGGACTGGAACGACAACCTATCGAAGAAGGTATTGCAGGTGATATTGTAGCAATTTCAGGTCTCCAAAAAGGAACTGTCGCTGATACTTTTTGTGACCCTTCAGTTCATGAGCCTCTCGTTGCCCAACCAGTTGATCCTCCTACTGTCACCATGAGCTTTTTGGTGAATGATAGTCCTCTTGCTGGAACAGAAGGAGATAAAGTAACAAGTCGTGTCATCCGTGACCGCCTGCTAAAAGAAGCAGAAGGAAATGTAGCCCTAAAAATTGAAGAATCTGCAGACAAAGACTCTTTTTACGTTTCAGGAAGAGGGGAGTTACAATTAGCTGTTCTCATTGAAAATATGCGTAGGGAAGGTTTTGAGTTAAGTGTTTCACGCCCACGTGTTGTCATGAAAAAAAATGAAGATGGGATAACATTAGAACCAATAGAAGAAGTTTTAATCGATGTCGATGAAGAATATTCTGGAACCGTTGTACAAAAAATGTCACAACGCAAAGGAGAAATGATTGAACTGCGTCCCTCTGGCGGTAACCGCGTGCGCCTTGTCTTTTATGCACCAACTCGGGGGCTTATCGGTTATCAATCAGAATTATTAACTGATACACGCGGTACAGCCATTATGAATCGTCTGTTCCACGCTTACGAGCCTTATAAAGGAGAAATTGATGGTCGTATTAATGGCGTTATGATCTCAAATGATAGTGGAGAAGCTGTTGCTTACGCACTTTTTAATCTTGAAGATCGTGGGCCTATGATTATCAATGCTGGTGTTAAAGTTTATCAAGGAATGATTATCGGCATACATTCGCGTAACAATGATTTAGAGGTGAATGTTTTAAAAGGAAAAAAATTAACTAACATGCGAGCTGCTGGAAAAGACGAAGCTGTTAAGTTAACACCTCCCATTAAAATGACGTTGGAGCGCGCACTTTCTTGGATACAGGATGATGAACTTGTGGAGGTAACTCCTAAAAATATCCGTCTACGCAAACTTTATTTAGACCCTAATGAACGTAAACGTTTTGAAAAAGCACGTTCATCAACTCTTAATTAAATACACTCTTAATTCTTCTTTAAAAAGGATATTAACATGAATATCAAAGAGATTCCTATTGGTAATAATCCACCAAATGATGTCAATGTCATTATAGAAGTGCCTGTTGATAGCCAACCTATAAAATATGAAATGGATAAAAAATCAGGATTATTATTTGTTGATCGCTTTCTTTACACACCAATGGTCTACCCTGGTAACTATGGCTTCATTCCACACACACTCTCCGAGGATAACGATCCTATCGATGTTCTTATCTGTAATACCCGTCCACTTCTTCCAGGTTGTGTTATAAATGTTTGCCCAATTGGTGCCCTCATGATGGAAGACGATGGAGGAAAAGATGAAAAGATTATTGCCGTACCAACCCATAAATTAACGCAACAGTATGTTAACATTCATAATTATACGGACCTTCCAGATATTACGTTGAAGAAAATTGAACACTTTTTTGAACATTATAAGGATCTTGAACCTGGAAAATGGGCAAAAATTGAAGGTTGGCGTGATAAGGATTTTGCGTGTAACTTAATTAAGAAAGCAATTGAACGCTGTAACAACGATCTTTCAAAAAATTAAATTCATTTCAGTAGAATTTTGATTCTATCATTTTTGTGCAGATGAATAAATACTTAAATGTTGCAATATCATTTCCAATTTCTCCAATTTTCCTGAAAAATGAACTTGTTTATAACGTGATGTTGCGCCATTTTTAAGAGTAATGAAAAGGGGAGGGATTCCCCATAATTTTGCT of Bartonella ancashensis contains these proteins:
- a CDS encoding sigma-54-dependent transcriptional regulator: MIGPVLVASEDHGKRLEFSAMLRSIGYRVIEAENSLRTIDLLHRRKNIVLALLDVVMSDLGVGDVITMARNAGIFSPIIVIAQQDNQELLQKALKAGAIDYWIYPVTPLRLQVTLSNLLLISALEREVCYIQKKNKNQLRFSDLHMKSSAMQKILEQLRNSVSSVQNFLIEGEVGTDRETLAHIIHNESIFSEGSFVRFQCLSIVDPEEEKRAWFENFLPLISSLKKGTLCLCDVDKLGLMQQKRLMHYFKEKAESVKNENSQFRIISTSTSHLADLVNEDSFLRSLFEFLSPLHVNAPALRELRGDLLEISQRLIDRIIVETGRSHIHGLTGSALALLMQYDWPGNHSELENLLFRAVLLSEGPLLTVRDFPQLVGNPLFNSSNNMKGDIREYYGEKFIDFLNVDGHVRPFADMERDIIQKAVKHYKRRMSEVSRRLCIGRSTLYRKMEEYESNK
- a CDS encoding KpsF/GutQ family sugar-phosphate isomerase, producing the protein MSVLQCAVASALKTISSEKTGLEILEKALLEDLSSPFKAAVQTIRNLRGRVVITGLGKSGHIGTKIAATLASTGTPSFFVHAAEANHGDLGMISADDVILALSWSGETVELGGVINHAVRFRIPLIAVTSGENSTLGRQADIVLLLPRVEEACPYGLAPTTSTIMQLAIGDALAVALLKMRGFTATDFKIYHPGGCLGAHLKSVGDIMHHGQNIPLVSQGVSMTEAMRVLVEKHFGCVGVVNKKGELVGIVTDGDLARTLHYDLSKFNVDEIMMKNPKILSPDTLVGAAMAFIHEHKIGAFFVVERKKPIGIVHFHDLLRVGAA
- the galU gene encoding UTP--glucose-1-phosphate uridylyltransferase GalU gives rise to the protein MHKIRKAVFPVAGLATRFLPATKAIPKEMLTIVDKPAIQYVVDEALEAGIEHLIFVTGRNKAVIEDYFDIQAELYAILAERGKREELEYLQDLQPRPGMTSFTRQQQPLGLGHALWCARELVGREPFALLLPDMLMQAEKGCLSEMIRLYENTQGGNIIAVHECDFEDTYKYGIVGRGKQVENGFEITQMVEKPAKGKAPSNLYINGRYILQPEIFDILSNQERGTGNEIQLTDAMVRLLDKQRFFGFQLDGRTFDCGSKIGFIEANVAFALSRHELHQQVSDLLKNLLETIKV
- a CDS encoding lytic murein transglycosylase codes for the protein MSNISLKKFMNKKILAINVTFIIFTFLTFFSSFTHANDGFKLWIQDFKKVALFYDISSSTFDAAFETVHTIDPEVLRRAAYQPEFIDSPWNYFDNRIDDSAILEGRKHSKKWEQWLDKIENRFGVNRHVLLAIWSIESSYGKALENGSAMYDAIRSLATLAYADKKREKYARSQLIAAMQILQSGEIHRSQLTGSWAGALGHTQFIPSSYLAYAVDMDGDGRRNIWTSIPDALATAANLLRMNGWRSDLSWGLEVKLPHGKQFSENSLSFKQWAELGVQSANGQPFPAPSEQATLKLLDGQDGPAFLVTKNFFVLKRYNNADRYALAVSLLSDRIAGRPGLVNDWNRPFKSITFQERMELQSLLAALGDYEGEIDGKIGTGSKQAIKAFQTRHGLQVNGYPSHEILLLLRKEKSNAR
- a CDS encoding M3 family metallopeptidase is translated as MTKEAVLDWKGFSGLPDFASINDDDFRPAFDEALKEAEEEIEKIAIVEESPTLENFLQPFELSGKALDRVCSIFFLRSGAHSNLLIQQLEQEFVVKLSRHYSKIMMDARIFAKMSVLYRQMQGGIYDSETRRVIEIWWKKFVRSGANLNEESKERLAEIDEKLALLEATFGQNVLQDEASWVLFLDKEDLSGLPDNLVGSMQEGARERGHKEGYALTLARSIVEPFLKFSHRRDLRKIACQAWFKRGENGNGNDNREIITKIITLRGEKAKLLGYKSFADFKLDDTMAKSVDSVTNLLIPIWEKARAKAAVEQAELQNFSKSQGMSEAFEIWDWRYYAEKLRAKQFSFDESEIKNHFQLDCMIEAAFAVAGKLFGISFEENTSITLWHPDARLWEVKKIDGIVFGYFIGDYFARSSKRSGAWMSKLQLQHKLGGGQKPIVYNVCNFAKPSRGESALLSLDDARTLFHEFGHALHGLLSDVVWPSVAGTSVALDFVELPSQLYEHWLTVPEVLKSYATHVKTGLPMSQDLLDKILAARTFNSGFYAVEFIASALIDIAFHREEVVSDPILFERKELERLQMPETIVMRHRSPHFAHIFSGGGYAAGYYSYMWSEVLDADAFQAFEETGDVFNPELACRLKRFIYSAGGSADPEELYKAFRGRLPSPNAMIEKRGL